In Epinephelus lanceolatus isolate andai-2023 chromosome 16, ASM4190304v1, whole genome shotgun sequence, one DNA window encodes the following:
- the LOC117263440 gene encoding chitin synthase chs-2-like — protein MDDDRSLPKRPWDSCQEIPIIEDEQTPWKMIKLLKCISLCVVAVIVFGLALCSKTSFLLLITLSSEGTKTLPDEQKPVALLCIACALIASSVLLLLKSLWKACYKTSKLPAKKTAALVLFFEFVVAMGAAILTIVAMPHLDIVTNVTILSGVAVLSALLQVIAQCTAKERNRFLVPSITAFLLLLLGYVLFLFLYITKDPTDTKMAIWVGLAVGGCFLVSFNWWENYLRLISENSSSVSLKELYRDTRKCQNILNILSSLLRIVVTACVIGAYVPLAQMDWDVVTSIPRRETKIIAIIIGVQLISSALCHWFSLAACKMHALRRCFILPLYLASLAVMVLFIVPVIVYYQDYRISLNGTESTNFTNYCSVVVDGRNLILNGSVFPELVLDVTHTLCFLDMSSIADIGLLTGSAVSWWLGLVLATLHLWYLSLYRIQRTQNLFIRRLYEGGFLEQSLLLNTRFDIQTTAKRKQFQPLDPVKVFLCATMWHETYDEMMKIIISIFRLDEYRPKTEGETNDVNFEAHIYFDDAFRNVPGSQGRHVNTYAEMLVGIIREVYGIFLNIDKSLFKNQQQIPDQKVIRTPYGGRLAVTMPHGNSLVVHFKDKQLIRHKKRWSQVMYLYSLLGWKVGAKYYKRWMKGEDKVELKKELQKEKHNTYLLALDGDTDFQPAAVMLLIDRLKLYPRVGAACGRIHPTGSGPMVWYQKFEYAVGHWLHKAAEHVFGCVLCSPGCFSLFRAAALMDDNVMKKYTIKSSAARHYIQFDQGEDRWLCTLLLKQGWRVEYNAASDAYTNAPEEFKEFYNQRRRWGPSTMANIADLLGSTNLISKRNPSMSKPYMFYQLFNLASSILAPSTVILIIAGSLTVLLDVHPSGALIMAIIPPAVFLGISFKIKSDIQIQIAAVMSILYAFLMMIAAIVIIGNMVRDQTIMNPSSLFIIALASFYLFTALLHPQEIGLVIYGLLYILCIPSAYLLLAIYSMVNMNNVSWGTRETAPAAGAAKSAATTPQTKAQKAKSAFIRFFSRAKCCRKLCCRGSEDQERILSQENLSMEAMEPEPQPQNTIVDDVSMPVEEQRREEPAFTCPNQNWVEQLQSLSADMRLQEDTLNEEEDQFFRELMARYLEPIPENKKKQKEMAENLKELRNKITFVYFICNAFWLIATFTLQVIDVPIFIQVPELDTNLEFTGDYIFIDPLGFMFILAFALLVVVQFLAMLYHRINTLIHYVAYLDTESPTEKQIQQQPLIEVNDDEDKSSDYPIVQRNPDGGTLV, from the exons ATGGATGACGACAGGAGCTTACCCAA GAGGCCGTGGGATTCCTGCCAAGAGATCCCCATCATTGAAGATGAACAGACGCCATGGAAAATGATCAAACTACTGAAGtgcatttctctctgtgtggtCGCTGTGATTGTGTTTGGGTTGGCTCTGTGTAGCAAG AcgtctttcctcctcctcatcacttTGTCCAGTGAAGGCACCAAGACCCTCCCAGATGAGCAGAAACCTGTTGCTCTGCTGTGTATTGCCTGTGCTCTCATCGCTTCAAGTGTGCTTCTCTTACTAAAGAGCCTCTGGAAAGCATGTTACAAAACCTCAAAGCTGCCGGCCAAAAAAACTGCAGCTTTG GTTCTGTTCTTCGAATTCGTGGTGGCTATGGGTGCAGCGATCCTCACCATCGTGGCAATGCCACACTTGGACATTGTGACCAATGTGACAATACTGAGTGGTGTAGCCGTTCTCTCTGCACTCCTACAGGTTATCGCTCAATGCACTGCCAAAGAAAGAAACCGCTTCCTGGTGCCATCCATCACtgccttcctcctccttttgCTTGGATATGTCCTCTTTCTCTTCTTATACATTACGAAGGATCCTACTGATACCAAGATGGCCATTTGGGTGGGTCTGGCTGTTGGCGGGTGCTTCTTGGTGTCTTTCAACTGGTGGGAAAACTACTTGAGACTGATCAGTGAGAACAGCAGCTCTGTTTCACTCAAAGAGCTGTATAGAGACACAAGAAAGTGCCAGAACATTCTGAACATTCTCTCCAGCCTGCTCAGGATCGTGGTGACTGCCTGTGTGATTGGCGCTTATGTGCCTCTGGCCCAAATGGACTGGGACGTTGTGACCTCCATACCGAGGCGTGAAACAAAAATTATAGCCATTATCATTGGGGTCCAGCTGATCTCCTCTGCACTCTGCCACTGGTTCTCTTTGGCAGCCTGCAAGATGCATGCCCTGCGACGGTGCTTCATCCTTCCTTTGTACCTGGCCTCTCTGGCAGTCATGGTTCTGTTCATCGTCCCCGTTATTGTTTACTATCAAGACTACAGAATAAGTCTGAATGGGACTGAGAGCACCAACTTTACAAACTACTGCAGTGTAGTTGTGGATGGAAGAAACCTAATCTTGAACGGCAGTGTGTTCCCTGAGCTGGTTTTGGATGTTACACACACCCTGTGCTTCCTGGACATGTCCAGTATAGCTGACATTGGCTTACTGACAG GCTCAGCCGTGTCCTGGTGGCTTGGCCTTGTGTTGGCCACTCTTCACCTCTGGTACCTCAGTCTGTATCGTATCCAGAGGACTCAGAACCTTTTCATCAGGAGGCTGTATGAAGGAGGATTTTTAGAGCAGTCCCTGCTTCTAAACACTCGATTCGACATCCAGACGACTGCAAAACGGAAACA ATTCCAACCACTAGACCCAGTGAAGGTGTTCCTATGTGCAACCATGTGGCATGAAACCTACGATGAGATGATGAAGATCATCATTTCAATATTCCG ACTGGATGAATACAGGCCAAAGACTGAAGGAGAAACAAATgatgtgaattttgaagcccATATCTACTTCGACGATGCCTTCAGAAATGTTCCCGGTAGTCAGGGGCGCCACGTCAACACATACGCAGAGATGCTTGTGGGAATTATCAGAGAAGTCTACGG CATCTTCTTAAACATAGATAAAAGCCTCTTCAAAAATCAGCAGCAGATCCCTGATCAGAAGGTCATCAGGACGCCATACGGAGGGCGTCTGGCGGTCACCATGCCTCATGGAAACAGTTTGGTGGTCCACTTTAAGGACAAGCAACTCATTCGTCACAAGAAGAGATGGTCTCAG GTTATGTACTTGTACTCTCTCCTGGGCTGGAAAGTTGGAGCCAAGTATTATAAAAGGTGGATGAAAGGAGAGGACAAGGTTGAGCTGAAAAAAGAGCTTCAG AAAGAGAAGCACAACACCTACCTCCTGGCTTTAGATGGTGACACAGATTTCCAGCCGGCTGCTGTGATGCTGCTCATTGATCGTTTGAAACTGTACCCACGTGTCGGGGCAGCGTGTGGCAGGATTCATCCCACTGGATCAG GTCCCATGGTGTGGTACCAGAAGTTTGAATATGCAGTGGGCCACTGGCTCCACAAGGCAGCAGAGCATGTGTTTGGCTGCGTGCTGTGCAGCCCTGGCTGCTTCAGTCTGTTCAGAGCAGCAGCGTTGATGGACGACAATGTGATGAagaaatacaccatcaaatccTCAGCGGCTCGACACTACATCCAGTTTGACCAAG GTGAGGACCGCTGGCTGTGTACTCTGCTGCTGAAGCAGGGATGGAGAGTGGAGTACAATGCGGCCTCTGACGCCTACACCAACGCCCCAGAGGAGTTCAAAGAATTTTACAACCAG CGTCGGCGATGGGGACCATCCACCATGGCCAACATTGCGGACTTGCTGGGCTCTACCAACCTGATTTCCAAGAGGAACCCATCCATGTCCAAACCCTACATGTTCTACCAGCTCTTCAACTTGGCGTCGTCTATCCTGGCGCCTTCCACTGTCATCCTTATTATCGCAG GTAGTTTGACTGTGCTGCTAGACGTTCACCCCAGTGGTGCTCTGATCATGGCAATCATACCTCCGGCTGTCTTCCTCGGCATCAGCTTCAAGATCAAGTCAGACATTCAGATTCAAATTGCAGCAGTCATGAGCATCCTGTACGCCTTCCTCATGATGATAGCAGCGATTGTCATAATAG GCAACATGGTGCGGGACCAAACCATCATGAATCCAAGCAGTCTCTTCATCATCGCCCTTGCCAGCTTTTACCTCTTTACTGCACTTTTGCATCCTCAGGAGATTGGCCTGGTGATCTATGGCTTGCTTTACATTCTGTGCATCCCCAGCGCCTACCTGCTGCTGGCTATTTACTCCATGGTTAACATGAACAACGTGTCCTGGGGCACCAGGGAGACAGCTCCTGCTGCTGGAGCCGCCAAATCTGCAGCCACCACTCCACAAACCAAAGCCCAAAAAG CCAAAAGCGCCTTTATACGGTTTTTCTCACGGGCCAAATGCTGTAGAAAGCTCTGCTGTAGAGGCAGTGAAGATCAAGAACGCATCCTTAGCCAGGAGAATCTGAGCATGGAGGCAATGGAGCCTGAACCTCAACCCCAGAACACTATTGTGGATGATGTGAGCATGCCTGTGGAGGAACAGAG GCGAGAGGAGCCTGCATTCACCTGCCCTAACCAAA ATTGGGTCGAACAACTGCAGAGTTTGTCTGCTGACATGCGTCTACAGGAGGATACCCTCAATGAG gaggaggatcAGTTCTTCAGAGAGCTGATGGCCAGATACTTGGAGCCTATTCCtgagaacaaaaagaaacagaaagaaatggcTGAGAACCTCAAGGAGCTGAGAAACAAG ATTACCTTCGTCTACTTCATTTGCAACGCCTTCTGGCTCATAGCGACCTTCACTCTCCAGGTCATAGACGTGCCCATCTTCATCCAGGTGCCAGAACTCGACACCAACCTGGAGTTCACCGGAGACTATATCTTCATCGACCCTCTGGGCTTCATGTTCATCCTGGCCTTCGCCTTGCTGGTGGTAGTCCAGTTCTTGGCCATGCTGTACCACAG AATAAACACCCTGATCCATTATGTGGCCTACCTGGATACAGAGTCcccaactgaaaaacaaatacaacaacagcCACTCATAGAG GTCAACGATGAtgaagacaaaagcagtgattACCCAATCGTCCAAAGAAACCCTGACGGCGGAACTCTGGTGTAA
- the LOC117263423 gene encoding formyl peptide receptor 2-like, translating into MFSNTTLPPPKSIKNDQATTVDVDAIMDMVSIVLYTLTVVFGITGNSVVIWVAGFKLKPKVTNVWLVNLAIADLIFCFTRIFSLTKKLFFDHWPFGIFLCKFNGFFKYANMFCSVFLLAVISLDRALCIWQPVFTKRRRTLWAARVIAVCIWIAAIILSTPYFVYRQVYLKNNLSKCSFDVKEKDINNSAKLALYSIRFLCGFMLPFMVILICYILAGIGIRRTRLSGKSRPLRILASLVVAFFLCWAPYHCLLLVKMVDSKNAVVKIWHPVAKGVAYFNSCVNPLLYFCMGLDVRGRFRQSLAGVYRRALADDVDGQTTQSNERSLDDSSVSKHSTVVVASRSQTSVDVAKV; encoded by the exons ATGTTTTCCAACACGACTCTGCCTCCTCCCAAGTCTATCAAGAATGACCAGGCGACAACTGTGGACGTTGACGCCATCATGGACATGGTCTCTATTGTCCTCTACACACTGACTGTCGTGTTTGGCATCACAGGGAACTCTGTGGTGATCTGGGTGGCTGGATTCAAGCTCAAG CCAAAGGTCACTAACGTGTGGCTGGTGAATCTGGCGATAGCCGACCTGATCTTCTGCTTCACACGAATCTTCTCCCTCACTAAGAAGCTCTTTTTCGACCACTGGCCCTTTGGCATCTTCCTCTGCAAGTTCAACGGCTTCTTCAAATACGCCAACATGTTCTGCTCTGTCTTCCTGCTGGCTGTGATCAGTCTGGACCGAGCGCTCTGCATCTGGCAGCCTGTCTTCACCAAGCGACGGCGCACCCTGTGGGCCGCGAGGGTGATCGCCGTCTGCATTTGGATTGCTGCGATCATCTTAAGCACTCCATACTTTGTCTACCGCCAAGTGTACCTGAAGAACAACCTGAGCAAGTGCTCATTCGATGTGAAGGAGAAGGATATTAACAACAGTGCCAAACTGGCTCTCTACTCCATCCGCTTCCTGTGTGGCTTCATGTTGCCCTTCATGGTCATCCTCATTTGTTACATCCTGGCAGGAATTGGCATCCGACGCACCCGTCTGTCGGGGAAGTCCCGGCCCCTGCGTATATTAGCATCATTAGTAGTTGCGTTCTTTCTGTGCTGGGCGCCGTACCACTGCCTCCTGCTGGTGAAGATGGTGGACAGTAAGAACGCCGTGGTGAAGATCTGGCACCCTGTGGCGAAAGGTGTTGCATACTTTAACAGCTGTGTGAACCCGCTGTTGTACTTCTGCATGGGGCTGGACGTGAGGGGGCGGTTCAGGCAGAGTCTGGCGGGGGTGTACAGGAGAGCTCTGGCGGACGAcgtggatggacagacaacccagTCCAATGAACGCTCTCTGGATGACAGCAGCGTGTCCAAACACAGCACTGTGGTGGTGGCATCAAGGAGTCAGACATCAGTGGATGTAGCTAAAGTCTGA